Genomic window (Streptomyces yatensis):
GCGGTCCGCAGACCGGCGGTGCGCCCGTCCAGCGGCAGACGCTCCTGCTCACCCTGGTCGCCGCGCTGGGCTTCGGCTCGGTGATGGCGCTGATCGCCGAGGCGTCGACCACGCTGACCGGGCTCTTCCTCGCGCTGTTCGTCCAGCGGGTGTGCAATGTGGCGGTCGGCGGCACCGCGCTCCTCTTCTCCGTACGGCGGGGAAACCCCGGACTGCCCGAGGGCGGGATGGGCGTGGTGTGGGCGTCGCTGCCCGCGCTCGCCTTCGTGGGCCTCGCCGACGTGGCCGCGAACGGCACGTACAACCTCGCCGCCCACCACGGCCCGGTCACCGTCGCCGCGGTGCTCGCCTCCCTGTACCCCGTGGTGACCGCCCTCGCCGCCCGCGGACTGCTCGGCGAGCGGCTGCGGGTGGTGCAGGCCACGGGCGCCGGACTCGCCCTGGTCGGGACGCTGCTGCTGGCCACGGGCTGAGCGGACCGCGGCCCGGCCCATCCCGCGTAAGCGGCCCGGTCCCGTCCCGCGTAAGCGGCCCGGTCCCGTCCCGCGTAAGCGGCCCGGTCCCGTCCCGCGTAAGCGGCCCGGTCCCGTCCCGCGTAAGCGGCCCGGTCCCGTCCCACCATGCATAAGCCGACGCGTCCCAGGAACCCCCTACTCCATGGCGCACATGATCGAGAACCTGTATGGGGTGCGGGCCGGAGCCCGAGGAGTCGCACAGGCCGCGGTCCGGGCGTGCCGCGGGCCGGGGCGGGAGCGGGACCTGGTCGTGCAGTCGCTGAAGGCCGCCGGGGCGGCCACCCTCGCCTGGGCGGTGTCGGGGTGGTGGCTGCGGGATCCGGTGGCGCTGATGGCGCCGTGGGTGGCGGTGGTCCTGGTGCAAGCCACCGTCTTCCGTTCGCTGTTCAAGGGGTTGCAGCAGCTGGTGGCCATCGCCGTCGGCACGCTCCTGGCGGCGGGGGCCGAAGCCCTGACGGGGAACACCCTGGCCTCGGTGGCCCTGGTCCTGCCGGTCGTGATGCTGCTCAGCAACTGGCCCCGCCTCGGCGACCAGGGCATCTACGGGCCCACCACCGCGCTGTTCACCCTCACCTCCGGCCCCGTGTCCAGCCTCACGGTCTCCCACCGGCTGCTGCAGGCGGTGCTGGGCGCCGCGATCGGCATCGCGGTCAACGCGCTGATCTTCCCTCCGGTCCATCTGCGGGACATACGGGAGAACCTCAGCGGTCTGGCCCGTGGCGCGGAGGACGCCCTCGCGTGCATGGCCGAGCGGCTGAGCGAGGAGGACTGGTCCGAGGAGACGGCCGCCGACTGGCGGCGGCTGTCGAATCGCCTCCAACAGCGGCAGGAGAGCCTGCGATCGGCACGGCTGTGGAGCCATGAGAGCCTCCGGCTGAACCCCAGGCTGCCGTGGAGGGGGCGCCGGAAGCTGCCGCCGGTCCCCGACGAGAGCGAGGACCAGCGATGGGGGTCGATCGTCGCGCAGATCGGCGGGATCACCAACACCATGATCGATATCGCCGACGAGAACCGCACCATCCCCTCCCCCGACCACCAGGCGCTCGGCGACTACGGCCGCCTCCTCTGTGCCCTGGCGGCCGCGTGCCGGGCCCGCGCGGATCTGATCTGCCTGCCCTCCGCCCCCGACGACGAGGAGACGCACACCCGACTCGACGAGGCCCTGGACTCGGTCGAACGGCGCCACGACGCCCTCCA
Coding sequences:
- a CDS encoding FUSC family protein, producing MAHMIENLYGVRAGARGVAQAAVRACRGPGRERDLVVQSLKAAGAATLAWAVSGWWLRDPVALMAPWVAVVLVQATVFRSLFKGLQQLVAIAVGTLLAAGAEALTGNTLASVALVLPVVMLLSNWPRLGDQGIYGPTTALFTLTSGPVSSLTVSHRLLQAVLGAAIGIAVNALIFPPVHLRDIRENLSGLARGAEDALACMAERLSEEDWSEETAADWRRLSNRLQQRQESLRSARLWSHESLRLNPRLPWRGRRKLPPVPDESEDQRWGSIVAQIGGITNTMIDIADENRTIPSPDHQALGDYGRLLCALAAACRARADLICLPSAPDDEETHTRLDEALDSVERRHDALHKHLCDQRSVSAATTAVLGTLLIQAQNIWHDIAPETWPRATAGA
- a CDS encoding EamA family transporter, translating into MSALFALATSLLWGLADFGGGLLTRRTPALTVVVASQIIAVTVLGAIVVATGGWSEAGPQLWFAAAAGVVGPAAMLCFYRALALGPMGVVSPLGALGGVIVPLGVALVLGERPGLLQVSGVVVAVAGVVLASGPQTGGAPVQRQTLLLTLVAALGFGSVMALIAEASTTLTGLFLALFVQRVCNVAVGGTALLFSVRRGNPGLPEGGMGVVWASLPALAFVGLADVAANGTYNLAAHHGPVTVAAVLASLYPVVTALAARGLLGERLRVVQATGAGLALVGTLLLATG